One segment of Treponema vincentii F0403 DNA contains the following:
- a CDS encoding valine--tRNA ligase encodes MEDTLHTIELEKAYNPKDFEDRIYADWEKQGCFKPVKKTADAGRYVVAIPPPNVTGVLHIGHGLNNVLQDVVIRYHRMKGDETLWLPGTDHAGIATQNVVERQLKAEGKTRHDLGREAFLKRTWEVKEKHHAIITNQLRKIGASVDWSRERFTMDEGLSHAVRTVFVSLYERGLIYRGNYLVNWCPSCGTALADDEVDHEDTKGGMYHILYPLADANGMPSASEYIEIATTRPETLLGDTAVAVHPDDPRYTHLVGKKLVLPLTGRCIPIIADSYVDKEFGTGAVKITPAHDPNDWEVGKRHNLEVINILNPDGTLNASVPEKYRGMTVKAAREAVIADLEALELFKGKENIKHAVGHCYRCHNVVEPYLSEQWFVKMHLLAEKALAAWKKGELVFYPQKWENTYSHWMENIRDWCISRQLWWGHRIPVWYCQDCGKMTVSVEDVTECPHCKSTALKQDNDVLDTWFSSWLWPFSTLGWPEKTEDFKRYYPTSAVITGHDIIFFWVSRMIMAALEFTGTVPFRDIYLHGLVRDKQGRKMSKSLGNGIDPLNIIDEYGADALKFTLTFMCTQGQDILIDNESFKLGSRFANKIWNASRYILGNLEGRRIVSVSSSELTELDRWIYHTLNETVKNVRAAFEGYRYNEVGQSVYEFFWNNFCDWYVEGTKLSYKNGDEAEKNRITSVLLAVLEESLRLLHPVLPFVTEEIYRKLPENCAAGASRRAEALITADYPAYCEERIDTAAAARFTALQNIVRLIRALRVECGIDPQLKLRIALYIESGSPAAAAFENVDLIKLLAGLAEITFIETPADKPANSIGTVGTGFEAFIITGDEVDRSQLAARFTKELEKEKQAVSRLTAKLSNASFTDHAPTEVVEGEREKLRQAERRIEKLTLYLGDLV; translated from the coding sequence ATGGAAGACACTTTGCACACCATTGAACTGGAAAAAGCATATAACCCTAAGGATTTTGAGGATAGAATCTATGCGGATTGGGAGAAGCAGGGCTGCTTTAAACCGGTTAAAAAAACTGCGGATGCCGGTAGATATGTTGTAGCTATTCCTCCTCCCAATGTAACCGGTGTTTTGCATATAGGGCACGGTTTAAACAATGTGCTGCAGGATGTCGTTATCCGCTACCACCGCATGAAGGGCGACGAAACGCTCTGGCTTCCCGGTACAGACCATGCCGGTATCGCAACTCAAAATGTCGTTGAACGTCAATTAAAAGCCGAAGGCAAAACCCGGCATGACCTTGGGCGGGAAGCTTTTCTCAAACGGACGTGGGAAGTAAAAGAAAAACATCACGCAATTATCACCAATCAGCTGCGCAAAATCGGCGCTTCCGTCGATTGGTCTCGGGAACGGTTTACGATGGACGAAGGGCTGTCCCATGCCGTCCGCACCGTCTTTGTTTCGCTTTATGAGCGCGGGCTCATCTACCGCGGCAATTATTTGGTGAACTGGTGTCCTTCATGCGGAACTGCGCTTGCCGATGATGAGGTTGACCATGAGGATACCAAAGGCGGAATGTATCACATTCTGTATCCCCTCGCGGATGCAAACGGTATGCCGTCCGCTTCGGAATATATCGAAATAGCGACTACCCGTCCCGAAACGCTTTTGGGCGATACCGCCGTTGCGGTACATCCGGACGATCCCCGCTATACTCATTTAGTAGGAAAAAAACTGGTACTCCCGCTAACCGGCCGCTGTATTCCGATCATTGCGGACAGCTATGTCGATAAAGAATTCGGGACGGGCGCGGTAAAAATAACCCCCGCCCACGATCCCAATGACTGGGAAGTCGGCAAGCGGCACAACCTTGAAGTTATCAATATATTGAATCCCGACGGTACACTTAACGCGTCCGTACCCGAAAAATACCGCGGCATGACAGTAAAAGCCGCCCGCGAAGCGGTAATCGCCGATTTGGAAGCGCTGGAGTTATTTAAGGGAAAGGAAAACATTAAACATGCCGTTGGGCACTGCTACCGCTGTCATAACGTCGTAGAACCGTACCTTTCGGAGCAATGGTTTGTTAAAATGCACCTGCTGGCGGAAAAAGCGCTTGCCGCATGGAAAAAAGGCGAGCTCGTGTTCTATCCGCAAAAATGGGAGAATACGTACAGCCATTGGATGGAGAACATCCGCGATTGGTGTATTTCCCGGCAGCTGTGGTGGGGGCACCGCATTCCGGTGTGGTATTGTCAGGACTGCGGTAAAATGACGGTTTCGGTAGAAGATGTAACCGAATGTCCTCACTGTAAAAGCACTGCTCTCAAGCAAGACAACGATGTGCTTGACACGTGGTTTTCCAGCTGGCTGTGGCCGTTCTCGACGCTTGGCTGGCCCGAAAAAACCGAAGATTTTAAGCGTTATTACCCGACATCCGCCGTTATCACCGGCCACGATATTATTTTCTTTTGGGTTTCCCGCATGATTATGGCGGCTCTTGAATTTACCGGCACCGTTCCCTTCCGTGATATTTATCTTCACGGTTTAGTACGCGATAAACAGGGGCGTAAGATGTCAAAATCGCTCGGCAACGGTATCGATCCGCTGAATATCATCGACGAGTACGGCGCCGACGCCCTTAAATTTACGTTGACCTTTATGTGTACGCAGGGGCAGGATATTCTTATCGACAACGAATCCTTTAAGCTCGGCTCCCGTTTTGCCAATAAAATCTGGAACGCTTCGCGCTATATCTTGGGAAACCTCGAAGGGAGGCGCATCGTTTCCGTTTCCTCATCGGAATTAACCGAACTTGACCGTTGGATTTACCATACCCTTAACGAAACGGTTAAGAACGTGCGGGCTGCCTTTGAAGGGTACCGCTATAACGAGGTGGGGCAGAGCGTTTATGAATTTTTCTGGAATAACTTTTGCGATTGGTATGTCGAAGGAACAAAACTCTCTTACAAGAACGGAGATGAGGCGGAAAAGAACCGGATAACCTCGGTACTGCTTGCCGTTTTGGAAGAATCTCTCCGGCTGCTGCATCCCGTGCTGCCCTTTGTAACGGAAGAAATCTACCGCAAACTCCCCGAAAATTGCGCCGCCGGAGCTTCGCGCCGTGCCGAAGCGCTGATAACCGCCGATTATCCTGCATATTGCGAGGAACGCATCGATACGGCTGCCGCTGCGCGTTTTACTGCACTGCAGAATATCGTACGGCTTATCCGTGCACTCAGAGTTGAATGCGGTATCGATCCCCAGCTCAAGCTGCGTATAGCGCTCTATATCGAATCCGGTTCTCCCGCAGCGGCTGCTTTTGAGAATGTCGACTTGATTAAGCTTTTGGCCGGGCTTGCGGAGATTACGTTTATCGAAACACCCGCCGACAAACCTGCAAATTCCATCGGAACGGTTGGAACCGGTTTTGAAGCCTTTATTATTACCGGTGATGAGGTAGATCGCAGTCAATTGGCTGCGCGTTTTACCAAAGAACTCGAAAAAGAGAAACAGGCAGTCTCCCGATTAACGGCAAAACTTTCAAATGCGAGTTTTACGGATCATGCGCCTACTGAGGTTGTCGAAGGGGAGAGAGAAAAACTGCGTCAAGCGGAACGGCGGATTGAAAAATTGACGCTGTATTTGGGTGATCTCGTATAG
- a CDS encoding carbohydrate ABC transporter permease, translating into MKWTRFYQTIIFIPVTLAILVTGYPWKLILNPQWGALPLMLKSIGLESLVKPWLGEQQYALTALSLVSSWQWVGIPAMMILAGLQTIPDDLLEAADLIGTLFYRVGIAGQHPVGIPNPGMGAAIATVTFIMLMVGVGIMLRLTQGGKD; encoded by the coding sequence ATGAAGTGGACGCGTTTTTATCAAACTATTATTTTTATTCCGGTTACTCTCGCCATTCTGGTTACCGGTTATCCATGGAAACTTATACTGAACCCTCAGTGGGGAGCATTGCCCCTCATGCTAAAAAGTATCGGCCTTGAATCGCTCGTAAAGCCGTGGCTCGGTGAACAACAATATGCATTGACGGCTCTTTCATTGGTATCGTCATGGCAATGGGTCGGTATTCCCGCTATGATGATTTTAGCAGGTTTACAAACCATCCCCGACGATTTGCTGGAAGCGGCCGATCTCATCGGTACCCTGTTTTACCGTGTAGGGATTGCGGGGCAACATCCGGTGGGTATTCCGAATCCCGGTATGGGAGCGGCGATTGCAACGGTAACGTTTATTATGCTGATGGTCGGAGTCGGCATAATGTTACGCTTAACACAAGGCGGAAAGGATTAA
- a CDS encoding carbohydrate ABC transporter permease codes for MKASLARHKMHIGSHIVTLGSIFLVLLFGAMASYALVNWKHKASRFLYLFFIAGMMLPIKIGSIRLLQLIKGMGLLNTLWGLFPVYTAMGLPIAVFVLTEFIRQIPAELTEAAVIDGAKRSKVFTIIILPLLRPALATVAIYNLIPFWCYILRCRRTLLGD; via the coding sequence ATGAAAGCTTCTCTTGCAAGACACAAAATGCATATCGGTTCTCATATTGTAACGCTCGGTTCGATTTTTCTTGTGTTGCTGTTCGGCGCTATGGCATCTTATGCGTTGGTAAACTGGAAACATAAGGCTTCGCGTTTTTTATATCTGTTTTTTATTGCAGGAATGATGCTTCCGATAAAAATCGGCAGTATCCGGCTTTTGCAGCTTATTAAAGGGATGGGGCTTTTAAATACGCTCTGGGGGCTGTTCCCCGTATATACGGCGATGGGGCTGCCGATAGCTGTATTTGTTTTGACCGAATTTATCCGGCAAATTCCTGCCGAATTGACGGAAGCCGCCGTTATCGACGGAGCAAAACGCAGCAAAGTTTTTACTATTATTATTCTGCCGCTTTTGCGTCCCGCTCTTGCAACCGTTGCTATCTATAATCTTATCCCGTTTTGGTGTTATATCTTACGATGTCGAAGAACTTTATTAGGGGATTAA
- the lepA gene encoding translation elongation factor 4: MYSIDHIRNFCIVAHIDHGKSTLADRLIEKAKVIDERYYRAQMTDNMDIERERGITIKSQAVTIPYRAADGQDYLLNFVDTPGHVDFTYEVSRAIASCEGAILIVDATQGVESQTLSNMYLALEHNLEILPVINKIDLPAADIPAVSAQIDHDLGLDSDIAVAVSAKTGKNIDALFEAIVKHFPPPTGSADAPLQALIFDCHYDAYRGVIIHLRVFEGTVTPGMTIRFMHSNAEYRVEETGVFILDLVQRDALRAGEVGYIIAGIKTVSDVQVGDTLTDAARPCAEPRAGFKAVKPVVFSSVYPVDTNDYEQLRDAFEKLKLNDASLTYEKDSSVALGHGFRCGFLGLLHLEIVQERLEREFDQSVIFTAPSVRYRLHLRNGETMICDNPAEYPDEGRIASADEPYIRANIITPTEYLGNIISLCIEKRGVQTNMNYLDQKRVEITYEMPLAEVLFEFYDRLKSISRGYASFEYEVIEMRPTELVKIDILLNGKPVDALAQLSYKPNAYNKARHVCEQLKEEITRQQFKIAIQGAIGSQVIARETVNPVRKDVLAKCYGGDITRKRKLLEKQKEGKKRMKMVGDVELPQSAFLSVLKTKSE, from the coding sequence ATGTACTCAATCGACCATATCCGCAATTTTTGCATTGTTGCTCATATCGATCACGGGAAGTCCACGCTTGCCGACCGTCTTATTGAAAAGGCTAAGGTTATCGACGAACGCTACTATCGGGCACAGATGACCGATAACATGGATATTGAACGGGAGCGCGGCATTACCATTAAAAGCCAAGCGGTTACCATTCCGTACCGCGCCGCCGACGGGCAAGATTACCTCTTAAACTTTGTCGACACTCCCGGCCACGTAGATTTTACCTACGAGGTCTCCCGCGCCATTGCATCCTGCGAAGGGGCAATCCTCATTGTGGATGCGACGCAGGGTGTGGAATCGCAGACGCTTTCCAATATGTACCTTGCACTTGAGCACAACCTCGAAATTCTGCCGGTGATCAATAAGATCGACTTACCGGCGGCGGATATTCCGGCGGTTTCCGCCCAGATTGACCATGATTTAGGTCTTGATTCGGATATTGCCGTTGCGGTTTCGGCAAAGACCGGGAAAAATATCGATGCACTTTTTGAAGCCATCGTCAAACACTTTCCGCCGCCGACAGGTTCTGCGGATGCCCCCTTGCAGGCGCTCATCTTCGACTGCCACTACGACGCATACCGCGGTGTTATCATCCATCTGCGGGTGTTTGAAGGGACGGTAACGCCGGGCATGACCATCCGCTTTATGCACAGCAATGCCGAATACCGCGTGGAGGAAACCGGTGTGTTTATCCTCGACCTTGTGCAGCGGGATGCTCTGCGTGCGGGAGAAGTAGGGTATATTATAGCCGGGATTAAAACCGTGTCCGATGTGCAAGTCGGCGACACGCTCACCGATGCTGCCCGTCCCTGTGCGGAACCGCGAGCCGGGTTTAAAGCGGTAAAGCCGGTGGTGTTTTCTTCCGTATACCCCGTCGATACCAACGACTACGAGCAGCTGCGCGATGCCTTTGAAAAGCTCAAACTGAATGACGCGAGCCTCACCTACGAAAAAGATTCTTCGGTGGCACTCGGACACGGCTTCCGCTGCGGCTTTTTGGGACTGCTCCATCTGGAAATTGTGCAGGAGCGGCTGGAACGGGAATTCGATCAGTCGGTTATCTTTACGGCGCCGTCCGTGCGCTACCGTCTCCATCTGCGGAACGGCGAAACGATGATCTGTGATAACCCCGCCGAATATCCAGACGAGGGCAGAATCGCCTCCGCGGACGAGCCGTATATCAGGGCGAATATCATCACCCCGACGGAATACCTCGGCAATATTATCTCCCTCTGCATCGAAAAACGGGGTGTACAGACCAACATGAACTACCTTGACCAAAAGCGGGTGGAGATTACCTACGAAATGCCGCTTGCGGAAGTGTTGTTTGAGTTTTACGACCGGCTGAAAAGCATCAGCCGCGGCTATGCTTCTTTTGAATATGAAGTAATCGAAATGCGGCCGACGGAGTTGGTTAAAATCGATATTCTGCTGAACGGCAAGCCGGTGGACGCCCTTGCGCAGCTTTCATATAAACCGAACGCCTACAACAAGGCGCGCCACGTCTGTGAGCAGTTAAAGGAAGAAATTACGCGCCAGCAGTTCAAAATCGCCATTCAGGGAGCTATCGGCAGCCAAGTTATTGCACGCGAAACCGTTAATCCCGTGCGCAAGGACGTATTGGCAAAGTGCTACGGCGGCGACATTACCCGCAAGCGTAAACTCCTTGAAAAGCAGAAAGAAGGAAAAAAGCGCATGAAGATGGTTGGGGACGTAGAGCTGCCGCAGTCAGCCTTCCTTTCGGTGCTTAAAACCAAGAGCGAATAA
- the metG gene encoding methionine--tRNA ligase, with the protein MKRKLITSALPYVNNVPHLGNLIQVLSADVFARFCRLRGYTSLYVCGTDEYGTATETKALEEGKTPRELCDYYHAIHRDIYHWFNISFDYFGRTSTPQQTEIVQGIFKDIEKNGFIKEHTIEQLHCAHCNRFLADRYVRGTCPHCGYEDARGDQCENCGKLLEPTELKAPRCSTCGAAPEPRSTKHLYIDLPGIVPQYEPWMQKASKEGQWSNNAVQMTKGWLRDGLQERAITRDLKWGIPVPKAGFEDKVFYVWFDAPIGYISITKCFTDLTGADWKNWWLEQSDVELFQFIGKDNIPFHTVIFPCSLIASGKDWVKLHHISSSEYLNYESGKFSKSKGIGVFGSDAKDSEIPADMWRFYIFYNRPEKNDALFTWKDFQERVNSELVGNLCNLINRTLTFVSRYYNGVIPQRDGLASSREGVRSVTESLRAAAKYSVEKITALLEEAELRDAFHELFALSSVANKAFQDGEPWKNREADPEKAEALLFELCYLIKDLLILMHPYMPEYADAVASFLGIKIWSGNVFDWEHPVQPRPEGTLAWENLLQRSGLERVQRPAIIFKTLENDAIAAYRERYSGSQKERAEQAGKQVAGKQAKAGGAQKGAADGASQAAKPEWADISPEQLFTDYISLKTAKILSVQKHPHGDKLFVETIDDGSEGGRVILSGLVPYFAADDLVGADIILVENLKPRKMRGIESKGMLLASHYTDADGNEKVELVGIPGAAPGTPVTLEGAAASIPPAQKPQAIDAELFFAVPFTVEDSHVCAAGKRLLVNGQPLVMKHVKSGTVQ; encoded by the coding sequence ATGAAACGAAAATTGATTACTTCAGCACTTCCTTATGTGAATAATGTTCCTCATCTTGGAAATCTCATTCAAGTATTGTCCGCCGATGTCTTTGCGCGTTTTTGCAGACTCCGCGGATACACGAGTTTATACGTCTGCGGTACCGATGAATACGGTACCGCAACCGAAACGAAAGCCCTTGAAGAAGGCAAAACGCCGCGCGAACTGTGCGACTACTACCATGCAATTCACCGCGATATTTATCATTGGTTTAATATCTCGTTTGACTACTTTGGACGCACCTCTACACCTCAGCAGACCGAAATTGTGCAAGGCATTTTTAAAGACATCGAAAAAAACGGCTTTATAAAAGAACATACCATTGAGCAGCTCCATTGCGCGCACTGTAACCGCTTTTTGGCAGACCGTTATGTACGCGGCACTTGCCCCCACTGCGGATACGAAGACGCGCGCGGCGACCAGTGTGAAAACTGCGGTAAGCTGCTGGAACCAACCGAGCTGAAAGCGCCCCGCTGTTCCACCTGCGGCGCCGCTCCGGAACCCCGCAGCACCAAGCACCTCTATATCGACTTGCCGGGTATTGTGCCGCAGTATGAACCGTGGATGCAGAAAGCCAGCAAAGAAGGTCAGTGGAGCAACAATGCCGTGCAGATGACCAAGGGCTGGCTGCGCGACGGTTTGCAGGAACGCGCCATTACCCGCGACTTAAAATGGGGTATTCCCGTTCCGAAAGCGGGTTTTGAAGATAAGGTCTTCTATGTTTGGTTTGATGCTCCTATCGGATATATCTCTATTACAAAATGCTTTACCGATTTAACCGGCGCCGATTGGAAAAATTGGTGGCTTGAACAAAGCGACGTCGAACTCTTCCAGTTTATCGGGAAAGATAACATTCCTTTCCATACGGTGATTTTCCCCTGTTCGCTCATTGCATCGGGAAAGGACTGGGTAAAACTCCATCATATTTCGAGCAGCGAATACCTCAACTATGAGTCCGGCAAGTTCTCCAAATCGAAGGGAATCGGCGTGTTCGGTTCCGATGCGAAGGATTCGGAGATTCCGGCGGATATGTGGCGGTTCTATATCTTCTATAACCGTCCCGAAAAGAACGATGCCCTGTTTACGTGGAAGGATTTTCAGGAGCGCGTCAACAGCGAACTGGTCGGGAACTTGTGTAATCTGATAAATCGGACGCTTACCTTTGTATCGCGTTATTATAACGGCGTTATTCCTCAGCGGGACGGTCTCGCATCGTCCCGTGAGGGCGTCCGCTCCGTTACGGAATCTCTTCGTGCCGCGGCAAAGTACAGCGTAGAAAAGATTACGGCACTGCTTGAAGAGGCTGAACTGCGTGATGCTTTCCATGAACTGTTTGCACTTTCCTCCGTTGCCAACAAGGCGTTTCAGGACGGAGAGCCGTGGAAAAACCGCGAGGCCGATCCCGAAAAAGCTGAGGCGCTCCTGTTTGAACTGTGCTATTTGATCAAAGATTTGCTGATTTTAATGCACCCGTATATGCCGGAATACGCCGATGCGGTTGCTTCGTTCTTAGGAATTAAGATATGGTCAGGCAATGTCTTTGACTGGGAACATCCCGTACAGCCCCGCCCCGAAGGAACCCTTGCATGGGAAAATCTCTTACAGCGAAGCGGATTGGAGCGGGTACAGCGCCCGGCCATCATCTTTAAAACGCTTGAAAACGATGCGATTGCCGCATACCGCGAGCGCTATTCCGGCAGTCAGAAGGAGCGCGCCGAACAAGCGGGTAAACAGGTAGCCGGAAAACAGGCAAAAGCGGGCGGAGCTCAGAAAGGAGCGGCAGACGGCGCTAGTCAGGCTGCAAAGCCTGAATGGGCGGACATCTCTCCCGAACAGCTGTTTACCGATTATATTTCGCTTAAAACCGCAAAGATTCTTTCCGTGCAAAAGCACCCGCACGGCGATAAGCTCTTTGTAGAAACCATCGATGACGGTTCTGAGGGCGGACGGGTTATCCTTTCAGGCTTGGTACCGTACTTTGCCGCCGACGATTTGGTCGGGGCGGATATTATCCTTGTAGAAAACTTAAAGCCCCGGAAAATGCGCGGTATCGAATCGAAGGGAATGCTCTTAGCCTCCCATTATACCGATGCGGACGGAAACGAGAAAGTGGAGCTTGTCGGGATACCCGGCGCGGCTCCCGGTACGCCGGTAACGCTGGAAGGTGCAGCCGCAAGCATACCGCCGGCACAGAAACCTCAAGCTATCGATGCGGAACTGTTCTTTGCAGTGCCCTTTACGGTAGAAGACTCCCACGTATGCGCCGCCGGTAAACGGCTGTTGGTAAACGGCCAACCGCTGGTGATGAAACACGTTAAATCAGGCACCGTGCAATAA
- a CDS encoding DUF1284 domain-containing protein — protein sequence METLNLRPHHLLCTRAFKGKGYSPAFVENMQRVIDRLKAGCTISLGKGLDDICAPCPERIGNRCRSEAKVTAFDDAVLLQLRLEQKNYSYTELNKILETRLTEPVYGCICKDCEWKQTGICCYADVKRSLLT from the coding sequence ATGGAAACACTCAATCTGCGGCCGCATCATCTTTTATGTACCCGCGCATTTAAAGGCAAGGGCTATTCCCCTGCGTTTGTCGAAAATATGCAGCGTGTAATCGACCGATTAAAAGCCGGCTGCACTATTTCTTTAGGGAAGGGACTCGATGATATTTGCGCTCCTTGCCCCGAAAGAATTGGAAACCGCTGCCGGTCGGAAGCAAAAGTAACCGCCTTTGATGATGCCGTTTTGTTACAGCTCCGATTGGAACAAAAAAATTATTCATATACCGAACTGAACAAAATACTCGAAACCCGATTAACCGAACCCGTATACGGCTGCATTTGCAAGGACTGTGAATGGAAACAAACCGGCATCTGTTGTTATGCCGATGTAAAACGGTCATTACTTACATAA
- a CDS encoding methyl-accepting chemotaxis protein, with translation MNQNSLNSQPPHFDKKHVSSIGTKLLIVTIILLLLQYGIIAYKDWRSIKRFSENQIKTTADLKYSAFYNELNSYALIGRLILDNVARDSNIIQAFASRDRERLLELTQPIFDDIKQKYRAQQFHFHTLSAISFLRVQNPSKFGDDLSSFRATIVAAQTQKKEIYGLEIGVNDLGFRVVRPLFNTAGQQLGTVEYGGAVNTEFIEQFVKNTTQEVLKGGLKVTVVARTLDNTYQLIGSNFENKNDTDAAQIMEALPDDGMFRIQNTDAFAYYPLKDFSGEKIGYVKFCFSIESILKSRMDFFLKTAVILIIILILFVLTITSFTRKFIIKPVQKVIHALMSIAEGDLTVHLSVSGNDEIAELSRYFEQTIERIGSVMEAVSQNTGTMQAVGKKLAGNMAETETAANEIEKSVAVVQNQTVDQSASVTETAATIEQVIKRLKQLDQSIEAQAESVAQSSAAIEEMVANIGAVSDRLGKNNAVIKTVYDQTKNGKERVNYANEVVAQIAEKTEALLEASQVIQNIASQTNLLAMNAAIEAAHAGESGKGFAVVADEIRKLAEESNTQGKQIGAVIKDSIQIIGTLTTAGAGAAKSFVEVYESVNQISQQEEQIVSAMSEQESTSREVLAAIRNINEVTGGVRDASAEMLRGGEQVAQEMQRLSQITISISEHMRGMVTASERIGDTVQAVNGITQENTVSIENLAAEVRKFKI, from the coding sequence ATGAATCAAAACAGCCTTAATTCTCAGCCGCCGCATTTCGATAAAAAACATGTCAGTTCTATCGGTACAAAGCTGTTGATTGTTACTATTATATTACTGCTGCTTCAATATGGAATTATTGCCTATAAAGATTGGCGGAGCATAAAAAGGTTTTCGGAAAATCAGATTAAAACCACCGCCGATCTTAAATATTCCGCATTTTATAACGAATTGAATAGCTATGCGCTGATCGGCCGCCTTATCTTGGATAATGTTGCCCGTGATTCTAATATTATTCAAGCCTTTGCTTCACGTGATAGGGAGCGATTGCTGGAATTAACACAGCCGATTTTTGATGATATAAAGCAAAAATATAGGGCGCAGCAGTTCCATTTTCATACCCTGTCGGCAATTTCGTTTCTCCGCGTCCAGAATCCTTCAAAATTCGGGGACGATCTTTCTTCCTTTAGGGCAACCATTGTAGCTGCCCAAACGCAAAAAAAAGAAATTTACGGTCTTGAGATTGGTGTGAATGATTTAGGGTTTAGAGTTGTCCGGCCTCTTTTCAATACGGCAGGCCAACAGCTTGGAACGGTAGAGTACGGCGGCGCCGTGAATACGGAATTTATAGAACAATTTGTCAAGAATACCACCCAAGAAGTATTAAAAGGCGGTCTAAAGGTAACCGTTGTCGCACGCACTTTGGATAATACCTATCAGCTTATCGGTTCCAATTTTGAAAACAAAAACGATACGGATGCCGCACAAATTATGGAAGCACTGCCCGATGACGGTATGTTTCGTATTCAGAATACCGATGCCTTTGCCTATTATCCGCTAAAGGATTTTTCCGGAGAAAAAATCGGATATGTAAAATTTTGCTTTTCGATCGAAAGTATTTTAAAAAGCAGGATGGATTTCTTCCTTAAAACGGCGGTTATTCTTATTATCATTCTGATTCTTTTTGTACTAACTATTACAAGCTTTACCCGAAAATTTATTATAAAGCCTGTCCAAAAAGTTATCCATGCGCTTATGTCTATCGCAGAAGGAGATTTAACTGTCCACCTGTCGGTTTCGGGCAACGACGAAATAGCAGAACTGTCGCGGTATTTTGAGCAAACTATTGAAAGAATCGGTTCGGTTATGGAAGCGGTATCACAGAACACGGGCACAATGCAGGCTGTCGGAAAAAAACTTGCCGGTAACATGGCAGAAACGGAAACAGCCGCAAACGAAATAGAAAAAAGTGTTGCAGTGGTACAGAATCAAACGGTTGACCAAAGCGCGAGCGTAACGGAAACGGCTGCAACAATTGAGCAGGTAATTAAAAGATTAAAACAGCTGGATCAAAGTATAGAAGCCCAAGCGGAAAGTGTCGCACAGTCATCGGCGGCTATAGAAGAAATGGTTGCAAACATCGGTGCCGTTTCCGACCGTTTAGGAAAGAATAATGCGGTTATCAAAACGGTTTACGATCAGACTAAAAACGGCAAAGAGAGAGTAAACTATGCCAATGAGGTTGTTGCCCAGATTGCCGAAAAAACCGAGGCTCTTTTGGAAGCAAGCCAAGTTATCCAGAATATTGCCAGTCAAACCAATTTATTAGCGATGAATGCGGCAATAGAGGCGGCTCATGCGGGTGAGTCGGGCAAGGGTTTTGCGGTTGTTGCCGATGAAATCCGCAAACTTGCCGAAGAGTCAAATACACAGGGAAAACAGATTGGTGCGGTTATAAAAGATTCAATACAAATAATCGGTACCTTAACCACCGCCGGAGCCGGAGCAGCAAAGAGCTTTGTAGAGGTGTACGAATCGGTTAATCAAATCTCTCAACAAGAAGAACAGATTGTCAGCGCAATGTCGGAACAGGAGAGTACAAGCCGTGAAGTATTGGCTGCAATACGGAATATTAACGAGGTTACCGGAGGAGTCCGCGATGCTTCCGCCGAAATGCTGCGCGGAGGCGAACAAGTTGCACAGGAAATGCAGCGCCTCAGCCAAATCACCATAAGCATCAGCGAGCACATGCGCGGTATGGTTACCGCCTCCGAGCGTATCGGCGATACCGTGCAAGCGGTTAACGGAATTACTCAAGAAAACACTGTAAGCATCGAAAATCTTGCTGCAGAGGTTAGAAAGTTTAAGATATAA
- the fliS gene encoding flagellar export chaperone FliS codes for MSYNSQALTAYKETRVKTASPGSLIIMLYDEGIKNITLALEGMPDGKIEAENIERIHQYILKAQDIITELMASLNMDDGGEIAENLLSLYSFFNQQLFQANMQKDPQPLITVRAMMEELREAWHHVVNSTAAAAEIKPVASGVNIAG; via the coding sequence ATGAGTTATAACAGTCAAGCCTTAACGGCATATAAAGAGACTCGCGTCAAAACGGCAAGTCCGGGTTCTCTGATTATTATGCTGTATGATGAGGGTATTAAAAACATTACCCTTGCCCTTGAAGGCATGCCTGACGGAAAAATCGAAGCGGAAAATATTGAGCGCATTCATCAATATATTTTAAAAGCGCAAGATATTATTACGGAATTGATGGCTTCTTTAAACATGGACGATGGAGGGGAAATCGCCGAAAACCTCTTATCCCTTTATTCGTTCTTTAATCAGCAGCTTTTCCAAGCGAATATGCAAAAAGATCCGCAGCCGCTGATAACGGTACGGGCAATGATGGAAGAACTGCGCGAAGCATGGCATCATGTCGTCAATTCGACCGCAGCCGCCGCAGAAATAAAACCGGTTGCTTCCGGCGTCAATATAGCAGGATAA